The Engraulis encrasicolus isolate BLACKSEA-1 chromosome 4, IST_EnEncr_1.0, whole genome shotgun sequence genome includes a window with the following:
- the gins3 gene encoding DNA replication complex GINS protein PSF3, translating into MDTQSYLPVLPGIGMEENFLSLDDILLSHERLPCRLQTTFPRLGFLEKSSDTQDIPEGTKMEMPLWLAKGLYEQKRRVLTVELPKVYREGWRTVFGADPNVVDLHKMGPYYYGLGSQMLHFDSPENPEVAQTILQTFIGRFRRIMDSSQNAYDSDTSALVERLDCLERALFRAGQSGLNAFQRWEKGHAHLTASSLVINYRKRKLADMNV; encoded by the exons ATGGATACACAGTCGTATCTACCCGTGCTGCCGGGGATAGGAATGGAGGAGAACTTTTTGTCTCTGGACGATATTTTGTTGTCACACGAACGACTACCATGTCGACTACAGACTACTTTTCCTCGCCTGGGATTTCTTGAAAAATCCAGCGATACACAAGACATTCCAGAG gGCACCAAGATGGAGATGCCCCTGTGGTTGGCCAAGGGACTGTACGAGCAGAAGCGAAGAGTGCTGACGGTGGAGCTCCCCAAAGTGTACCGCGAGGGCTGGAGGACGGTGTTTGGAGCTGACCCCAACGTGGTGGACCTGCACAAGATGGGGCCTTATTACTATGGCCTGGGTTCACAGATGCTCCACTTTGACAGCCCGGAGAATCCCGAGGTGGCACAGACCATCCTGCAG ACGTTTATTGGGCGGTTCCGGCGGATCATGGACTCGTCTCAGAACGCGTACGACTCGGACACGTCTGCACTGGTGGAGCGTCTGGATTGCCTGGAGAGGGCGCTGTTCCGGGCGGGGCAGAGCGGCCTCAACGCCTTCCAGCGTTGGGAGAAGGGCCACGCGCACCTCACGGCCTCCAGCCTCGTCATCAACTACCGCAAGAGGAAACTGGCTGACATGAACGTCTGA